The segment tagggcgtttgccttgcacgcggccgacctgggtttgattcccagcatcccatagggtcccccaagcaccgccaggagtaattcctgagtgcagagccaggagtagcccctgtgcatcgccaggtgtgaccccccacacacacaaaaaaaatacttGAGGCTTTAGAGATAACTCAGTGGGTTGGTGTgagtgttttgcatgtgggaggcctgggttcaacccctggcaactacataatttcttttttttttttttttttgcttttttttgggttactcctgactctgcactcaggaatcacccctggaggtgctcagggaatcgaactcagttcagagcatgcaaggcaaacaccctacccgctgtgctattgctccagcccaactacataatttctgagcacaaggctgggtgtacccccaatacaagcaacaacaaaacatattTGAGTCTCTCCAGGGTGATTTCCACCCCATTCAGCTCTCACCGCTCTGCCACTTCAAACCTCTGGCAAAGATCCAGAACCAGGAACTAGAGCTCAAAGCCCAAAGGGAACCACACGGGGTGCTGAGGACGGGccccaggttggctatatgcaagggcaagcattttacctgctgttctatccctctggccccagcattATAATTTATACAACACCTGAGAATATTAAGGAGAGAAAAGAACTCCAGTAATTAGGGCCATGTTACTCTTCACTATTATATGATTGTTTGGTTGGGCCAGAGATGGCTCAAGGAGTGAGTGCATGCTGTGCATGTATGTAGGAGcctcaggtttgacccctggcattacatggttccctgaacacttctggagCGATCTCTAAGCATAGTCAGAAGAATCACCAAATGTGACCTCAAAACACAGAAAGAGAGCACAGCGAGTCAGGAGCCTGCATTGTTTGCAGCtgccctgtgttcaatccctggcatcccatatggttctccaagcctggagtgatcactgagtcaggaataagccttcaacacaagccaggtgtggcccccaaaagcaaaaaagactgTTGCGTCAACTGACTGTTGACTGAATTGGACCATTACCAGTGAATACGTCCAACCTGCTAAATATTCTTGTGGGGTAGGGGAGGCGAAGCCGGACAGCAAAAGTTCTGGGATACGGAAAGGCAGAGAAAGGCACCTTATTCTGACATCCCTCCAAGGCGCCGCCTAGCCACTTATGGACAGAAAACCCAATGAACTGAATATTTCTTTTCAAGATGATCAGATCTTCTCAGTGGGGTCCAGACAAACCATCTGCCAGAGGAACACGATCACTGCCTCCTGCTCTCTGACCCTgaatccctctcctcccccacggCCCACCTGGAGGGGGTATCCTCTCTACCCGGGCCCCAGGGGGCACTGACCTTGCCATGCTTGTGCTGTTTGTGCATCTTTTTATGagctttcttcatttcttccgcATCTTCTTGTCCATCACCATTCCTGGTACTACCATGCCGGAGGCCAACGGATTCACAGGAGCATGCCAGGAGCAGATGGGGGtatggagggaggcagggaccAAGAGGCTGGCCACCTGGATACGCTGGTTGTGGCACAGGTTGAGGGGGCATACCTGGCGGGAAGACTGGATTTCCCTGAGGAGCTCCTGGCGGGACTGGATAGGGGCGGGGAGGAAAGGCAGGATTGACAGGTGGCGGGATAGGAGCGTTAGGCGGGTATCCAACGTTGGGGGGATACGGAGTTTGTCCTGGTGGaagaagtacaaaataaattaagacgAGAACGGCCCAAGAGTTTCTGACAACAAGCAACACCACAAGAAGTAGGGAATTCTGCTTCTCACTTCTCACTTACGacttaaaggaaaatagaaaggtGCAAAGGAGGCCAGAGCGCTAGTGCAATGGATAGGACGTATGCCTTGTATACGGCAGaccccggattcaatccccaacatcccatatggtcccccgaatccaccaagagtgatccctgagcaccgaaaagggaaaagaaagaaaagtaaaaagggGAATAGAGCATCCAAGGGAGATAAACTGagtaagagagaaaaggaaacccgtggaagggctggggagggagggagacaacgAACTGGATGACGGCAACTGTCAGCCATCAGCTAAGGACTTTGCTTTTTCTGCTAAGGGGAGAAGTGGCGGAACAACAGAGAACTTCTAGTTGTGGGACCCCATCTGAAGTAGGCTGGCAGGAGATATTTCTGTACACAGTGTTCCTCAGTCTTTTTCCCAACATGAACCCCTACATGTTGCTTCCTCTCTGTGGCCCAACCTATTCAACCAGTTTGCCCCATACTCTCAGGCTTCCTAGGCCCAACCACCTCGGCCCCCCGAGCCCCTGCCCTGGCTTTCAGATGATCTTCACCTGTGTAAACACTGCTTCAGATAGCCTACCAGCATTGGGATTCCACATGTTCAGGAGGTTTTGCAACCTTAAGAATAAAGAAGGCAAAAACGTGACTCCCAAGAGGTTGGGAAAGGGAGTGAGAGACTTAGCCCAACTCCAACACCTGCCTCCTAACAGCTACTCNNNNNNNNNNNNNNNNNNNNNNNNNNNNNNNNNNNNNNNNNNNNNNNNNNNNNNNNNNNNNNNNNNNNNNNNNNNNNNNNNNNNNNNNNNNNNNNNNNNNNNNNNNNNNNNNNNNNNNNNNNNNNNNNNNNNNNNNNNNNNNNNNNNNNNNNNNNNNNNNNNNNNNNNNNNNNNNNNNNNNNNNNNNNNNNNNNNNNNNNNNNNNNNNNNNNNNNNNNNNNNNNNNNNNNNNNNNNNNNNNNNNNNNNNNNNNNNNNNNNNNNNNNNNNNNNNNNNNNNNNNNNNNNNNNNNNNNNNNNNNNNNNNNNNNNNNNNNNNNNNNNNNNNNNNNNNNNNNNNNNNNNNNNNNNNNNNNNNNNNNNNNNNNNNNNNNNNNNNNNNNNNNNNNNNNNNNNNNNNNNNNNNNNNNNNNNNNNNNNNNNNNNNNNNNNNNNNNNNNNNNNNNNNNNNNNNNNNNNNNNNNNNNNNNNNNNNNNNNNNNNNNNNNNNNNNNNNNNNNNNNNNNNNNNNNNNNNNNNNNNNNNNNNNNNNNNNNNNNNNNNNNNNNNNNNNNNNNNNNNNNNNNNNNNNNNNNNNNNNNNNNNNNNNNNNNNNNNNNNNNNNNNNNNNNNNNNNNNNNNNNNNNNNgagggagaagagagggtgggaggaaggaagaaaggaaggaaggaaggaaggaaggaaggaggaaggagagagggaaggagggagggagggagggagggagggagggagggaaggagggagggagggagggagggaaggaaggaaggaaggaaggaaggaaggaaggaaggaaggaaggaaggaaggaaggaaggaaggaaggaaggaaggaaggaaggatggaagagagcgggaaggaaggagggagggagggaaggaaggaggaaggaaggaaggaaggaaggaaggaagaaggaaggaggaaggaaggaaggaagaaggaaggaaggaggaggagagaggagggaaggaaggagggagggaaggatagagggaaggagggaaggaaggaaggaaggaaggagggaaggagggagggaggggaaggaaggagggagggagggatagagggaagaaggaagaaggaaggaaggaaggaaggaaaggaaggaaggaaggaaggaaggagaagggaaggaagggagggagggaggagggaaggaaggagggagggagggatagaggaaggaaggaaggaggggaggatggATGGAAGATAAAGGGGATTAGTggggaacattgactgaaactcaatctatgaacaactttgaaattgtatatcacatggtgattcaattaaaaatgtaaaataatttttaagtaaaaaataaataaaacactcataagcaaaaaaagaaagaagaaaggaaggaaggaaacaaggaagggagaaaggaagaagggctgcagtgatagtacggtgggtaggacgcttgccttgaatgctcctgacccaggtttgatccccagcatcccatatggttcccccaagcaccaccaggagtaattcctgagtgcagtgccaggagtgacccctgagcatcaccaggtgttacccaaaaactaaaaaaaaagtttcttgggCCAGATAATCCAGTGGGCAAtatgttggccttgcatgcagtgacccaggctcaatccccaacaccacataacCCAGGCAGTGCCAAGAGTCATCCCTAAGTACAGAGGccgagcacagcgccaggagtcagccctgagtactgctgggtgtggtccaaaatccaaaaaagaaaaagaaagcattctTTTCAACTAGTACCTTTGCACTCAGTACCTAATTTATCCCACGAGAGTTCCAGCTCCCAAGGCCCTGCCCAGCGATAGCAGCTCCGACCTGGGCAGAGTCCACAAAGGTGGCAGTCAGCTACCCTTATCTCTCCCGTCAGTCCCTGCGTCGGGGTGACATTTTTCACTGGGAAAACCACACCCCAGGGTCGGGTCCAGGCTCCGCTCAGAGGAATCATATAGAATCACATACGCGGTGCCGAGGATTTAAATGGGGTCATCACATGCAAAACCAGCACTTGACCCCCTGTCCTacctcccggcccggccccttCGGGTGACCTTAAGCACCCCCCAGAGTAAGGGAGGTTCTGAACTCACTTTATATGGCAGAATCCCCATCCCCAACTCGAGGCGAAGGGAGAAAGGGTGCTCGGGAAAGACCCTCAAACGCTTAAGGACTACGTAGACACCCCCCCCTTCCCATTAACTAGGGCAAAAGGAGACCCCCTAATCCCGGATAGGAAAAGGAGGAAATTGGGAAAGCCAGATCCACGGTTACCTTAATTCGCACTCCAGGAGTCTAACTCGTCCTCTGCAGCCCAGCACTCACTTCCTGGTCATCCCCGCCCTCCCTTCTGCGCCCGCCTCTGCTGCAGCCTAATTGGACGTGGGGAGTCAGTTGGCAGCCTGATTGAAGAACACACTGGTCAGTCACTCCTGACTCCTCGAGGGTAACCGGCCGTCTAAGGGGCGGGACCCGGCCCTTTAAGGCGCGGCAGGGCGGGCCGGAAGCCctgcgggcggggccgggagggaccGGGCTGGGGAGGGCGGCGCCTCTGGCGGCGTCCCGGGGACTCCGGGAGCCCAGGTCGCTCTGAGCATCCCGGGTTCTGCGCAGCGCTCGTGGTAATAATACACCGCAGCGTGCCGAGAAGGGCGAGAAGCTGCTGCTGCGTCTCGGCCCCAAACTCAAGAACTTGTCAGCTCCCTCCTGACCcaagtggaagagaaaaaaagtatttttggagAAAACAACGGAGGTTTCCTAATTTCTCCTAGGCTTCCCGCTCGGAATTGCGGCTCTCTCCACcatccgcccccgcccccaacatCACCAGCGTCTGTTTTGATTGTCTCCCAAATAAATCTCCAAACActccacttctctccaccttACCCTACCTTTTCCTCTCAAAATGATTGCCCAAAAACACCCCTCCGCCCCCACTCCGTCCCCCCagcttggtttgttttgtttattttggtttgggggccacaattggcagtgctcgaggcttacttttggctctgcgtctggatcactcctggcgggactcggaCTAGATGGActacccgggtaggctgcatgtaaggcaagtgccctacccactgtcctgtaagaggaagcctcagtttacccttgccagctgctgtgagcagtaccggtttgtttcgttttgttttgttttgttttgtttttgctggcCCCGCCTACAGTTTTgacctgcaaattcctgggcttttctgataaacagggagttaatTGTCcttctgataaacagggagttaatTGTCCATCATAAAACTCTACCTCTGGGCGTAGGCTCACAGAGAGACTAAGGTAAGGAATACCTGGGGCAGATGGCTACATCGACTCAAGCCAGCCAGACCACCCtgtagattccctgcattctctgtaatacTTGTCAATTAGTAAGAAATACAAAGAGCCTTTAAAAGGCTTACACAaaacttttgcttttaatttaatcCTATACTAAATTCTTCCCCActggggagttccttttcctttctcttctactttccaataaacggCTTCTTTCCAACTGACTCTGAGCatcttcattcttgaaaatatggaagaacctgggaatcatgTACAAACAGACACACCGTCACCGCTCCAGCCTCATCTGCATCACTACTACCGCTCAGGTCCTaaacatattcttttattttttttattttttttagttttatttattttttattttattttaaaatttttattgaatcaccatgtggaaagttacaaagttctcaggtttatgtctcaattatacaatattcaaacacccatccattcacctgtacccatattccaccaccaaaaaccccagtataccccccgcccccgcccccccaacccccaactgtataactgatgaatttcacttcattttctctttaccttgattacgttctatatttcaacacaaaactcactattgttgttggagtttccccccaagaaagacagccctactactaCAAaaccatttgataattagtttttcattaaaagattgtatgcctaaacatattcttatttttggtttttcagccacactcagaggtgctcagggatcactcctagcagtgcttggggaaccaaatgcagcgccaagaatcaaactcagttaCTTGCAAggccactgggtgtagccctaacCCGCccaaccctacacacacacacacacacacacacacacacacacacacacacacacgtacattaagtaacaaaaagaaaaagactttgaGTCAATGCTAAAATATGCAACAAACACAGAGGAGTAACCGGGAGGATTATAAATGATCACATCAAAGGGAAGTAGGGAAGTAGTAAGTGGTGTAGTCTGTCAGCACgttttatttcagaaaagatTGGATTTGGGGGAGTAAAACCCTTTGTATGATGAGAAAGGGGTCTGGCAGCaataacagaaagaagaaaaagtaaggaAGGTATATACTCTTTCCTTCCTGTTATTGCTTCCAGACCATTTCCCTATGGTACAAAGAACAGCTATAATGCCAAGAAAGGCAACAACCATTTTATTGATGGAAGCAGGTAATGTTTTTGtcagagaagaaacaaaaaatacagatttCCTAGActtcagagagatattataggtaTGCAGAGTAGCATGatctatgttttttttgttttgttttgttttgaggccacactcctatgcttaggggttgctcttggctctgccctcaggaatcattccttggtagtgcttggggaaccatatgagatgtcagggatccaacctaggtctgctggtgcaaggcaaacgcccgacccaccATACTATTGTCCCATCCTGGTTTTCTAAGAACTTTAAGGAGGCCTAAGGAAGATAGGTGAAGGTATTAAACTATGTCAATGTTTGAGCGTCATTctgttattaataaatatttactgaaattaGACCTGAGAGAGAAAGATCAATATGCTAAataggcggggctggagcgatagctcagcaggtagggcgtttgccttgcacgcggcctacctgggttcaatccccagcatcctatagggtcccccaagcactgccaggagtaatttctgagtacagagccaggagtaacccctgagcatagctgggtgtgacccaaaaagaaaaaaaaattgctgagtaGATGCTTTATATGTCGGAGGCCTGAGCTCacttcctggtaccacatgatatGCTGAACACTACTAagagtggtcactgagcacagagccaggagtagcccctgaaacttccagatatggcccaaaacccaaaaataaaatgaaacaaaacatttacTGTCTAGCACGTCGAAatcaaggagaaaaagaagaggttCCAAAAGAAataggtgaggggctggagtgatagcacagtgggtagggcgtttgccttgcatgcggccgacccgggttcgattcccagcatcccatatggtcccccagcactgccaggagtgattcctgagtgcagagtcaggagtaacccctgtgcactgctgtgtgtgacccaaaaaagcaaaaaaaaaaaagaaataggtgaTTGCAGGCTCTACTATACTTAGTGGTAGACACGTCAAGAACCCAGAACTTGAACCAGTTTAAGCTGCATGCAGAACCCTGAACGAAGTTATATGAAGAACCAGAAAAAATATGGGACCAATGtagtagtagagcaggtaaggtacttgccttgcactcagctaacctGCATTGGGATTCCTGGTATCctggcatggtcccccaagttctgcccggagtaattcctaagtgcagagataggagtaactcttgagcattgccaactgtggcccagaaacaaaaccaaattaaaaaggcaagtgctttaacccctatcTCTTCATCCACAGAAACAACTTCTTTTCACAGATTTATGCTCTCAAGTTCCTAAAAGATTGGGGTGAGAAAGATAGTGCATTAttcgatgtactatctctctgctccatcACCACtcaaatttctctatttttcaggGAATAGGGTTGAAAATGACAGAGAATTGGGGCCTGAGCAAAAGTACattagggagggcatttgccttgcatgtggccgacctgggttcaatccccggtatcccatttggtcccctgcgcaccaccaggagtaattcctgagtgcagagccaggagtagttcttgagcattgctgagtatgacccaagaagcaaaaaaaaaaaaaaaaaaaagacaatcactcattcagctttcttttttttttttttctttttgggtctcacccagcgatgctcaggggttactcctggctttgcactcaggaattgctcctggcagtgcttgggggaccatatgggatgccggggatcgaacccgggtcggccgcgtgcaaggcaaaagccc is part of the Sorex araneus isolate mSorAra2 chromosome 2, mSorAra2.pri, whole genome shotgun sequence genome and harbors:
- the PRR13 gene encoding LOW QUALITY PROTEIN: proline-rich protein 13 (The sequence of the model RefSeq protein was modified relative to this genomic sequence to represent the inferred CDS: inserted 3 bases in 3 codons); its protein translation is MWNPNAGQTPYPPNVGYPPNAPIPPPVNPAFPPRPYPVPPGAPQGNPVFPPGMPPQPVPQPAYPGGQPLGPXPPSIPPSAPGMXPVNPLASGMVVPGMVMDKKMRKXMKKAHKKMHKQHKHGKHSSSSSSSSDSD